From Zingiber officinale cultivar Zhangliang chromosome 5B, Zo_v1.1, whole genome shotgun sequence, the proteins below share one genomic window:
- the LOC121986419 gene encoding B3 domain-containing protein Os07g0563300-like: protein MELKLTWEEAQQLLCPSPNCVPDIVLVEGHEFEEYEEAPVFGKCTYFAANQISKNSQWAQCEDCSKWRRLPVDALLPFRWTCSNNTWDPERSSCSAAQELSLEQLAELIPSKTVDGYQASTHSETIPFWSRMKRRHRIIF from the exons ATGGAATTGAAACTGACATGGGAAGAGGCTCAACAGTTGCTCTGTCCATCTCCTAACTGTGTTCCTGATATTGTTTTGGTTGAAGGTCATGAGTTTGAAGAGTACGAG GAAGCACCAGTATTTGGAAAGTGTACATACTTTGCTGCTAACCAAATCAG TAAGAACTCTCAATGGGCTCAATGTGAAGATTGCTCAAAATGGCGTCGACTGCCTGTGGATGCACTCCTTCCATTTAGATGGACCTGTTCTAACAATACATGGGATCCTGAAAG GTCTTCATGCTCAGCTGCTCAGGAGTTGAGTTTGGAGCAGCTGGCAGAATTAATCCCATCTAAAACAG TTGATGGGTATCAAGCATCTACACATTCCGAAACCATACCATTCTGGTCAAGAATGAAACGACGACATAGAATAATATTTTAA
- the LOC121986420 gene encoding uncharacterized protein LOC121986420: MEEREATRQPPPSMAAKKREMEIEMATEKNVERLLNRISLVFAAVGTLALLHLFSNSSLSCTPAPVVRIDRHVARRHQQDGDSSPRSSCDVAAREVVTPEKRFLKLRSSRAWRRRADAFAALFATLRSARILSNSTNVLCVSAGAGHEVAALQESGVADVTGVDIIDFFPLVRRADPHNLPFFDNVFDLGFSTGVTEALFPARFVSEMERTVRRGGAIVLAVNLPSSAQEVEEIKAMFKKSILLEVRNMTMLGSDMTLIVMKKNGKKAS, from the coding sequence ATGGAGGAGAGAGAGGCGACTAGACAGCCTCCGCCTTCGATGGCAGCGAAGAAGAGAGAGATGGAGATCGAGATGGCGACGGAGAAGAACGTCGAGCGGTTGCTCAACCGGATCTCACTCGTTTTCGCGGCCGTCGGCACTCTGGCCCTCCTCCATCTCTTCTCGAACTCCTCCCTTTCTTGCACTCCCGCTCCCGTCGTCCGCATCGATCGCCACGTCGCCCGCCGCCACCAACAGGACGGCGACTCTTCCCCTCGCTCCTCCTGCGATGTCGCGGCCCGCGAGGTCGTCACCCCCGAAAAACGCTTCCTCAAGCTCCGCTCCTCTCGCGCCTGGCGCCGCAGAGCCGATGCCTTCGCTGCCCTGTTCGCGACCCTACGCTCCGCCCGTATCCTTTCCAACTCCACCAATGTTCTCTGCGTCTCCGCTGGCGCGGGCCACGAGGTTGCCGCCCTACAGGAGTCTGGTGTTGCCGACGTCACCGGCGTCGACATCATCGACTTCTTCCCTCTGGTTCGACGCGCAGACCCGCACAACCTCCCCTTCTTCGACAACGTATTTGATCTCGGATTCAGCACCGGCGTAACCGAGGCGCTATTCCCTGCTCGGTTCGTTTCCGAGATGGAGCGCACCGTACGCCGAGGCGGAGCCATCGTCCTGGCGGTGAACCTCCCGTCCTCGGCCCAGGAAGTGGAGGAGATCAAGGCGATGTTCAAAAAATCAATCCTTTTAGAGGTGAGGAATATGACCATGCTTGGATCTGATATGACGCTTATCGTGATgaaaaaaaatgggaaaaaagCATCTTGA
- the LOC121986422 gene encoding uncharacterized protein LOC121986422: MLMIFNCACQPEMMSSLDFPSRWRSPRPEAAKDRTTSAPTGSTKSQRRAAPWRPSLMSISEDVALFATGDATAKAAAGGGGGTRKASKAKSARSVRPRSFKDDYGYYRAAKLVPAFAPAAFIF; encoded by the exons ATGCTGATGATTTTTAACTGTGCCTGCCAGCCAGAGATGATGAGCTCGCTGGACTTCCCCAGTCGCTGGCGATCGCCACGGCCGGAGGCGGCGAAGGACCGGACGACGTCGGCGCCGACCGGGTCGACGAAGAGTCAGCGGAGGGCGGCACCGTGGCGGCCGTCGCTGATGTCGATCTCGGAGGACGTCGCGCTGTTTGCGACCGGAGACGCCACGGCCAAGGCAGCCGCTGGCGGCGGTGGTGGGACGCGCAAGGCGTCGAAGGCCAAGTCAGCCAGAAGTGTCCGTCCCCGCTCCTTCAAGGACGACTACGG GTACTATAGAGCAGCTAAACTTGTGCCAGCGTTTGCTCCAGCCGCCTTCATATTCTAA